A window from Cryobacterium sp. SO1 encodes these proteins:
- a CDS encoding lipopolysaccharide biosynthesis protein — protein MSIGRQAASGVLWLTVQKWAIRVTGFVTIAVLTRFLSPEEFGTVAAASTVLPFFYLLADLGFAAYIVQADKPDQRMLSTGFWFAVLAGLLLTGALVLSAPLVGMIFRSEQIVPVMQVLSLAVLFTAGASVPMALLRREMRFRAIAAQGSVAAIIAQVVAITMTLTGFGVWALVGQTLTSLLLVAVLAWFVAKWRPSFAFSVGEFLTMARFGSKVLAVEFVAMGRAWAEAAIISSTLGLGALGYLNIAQRLVLIVQDLTGAALVPVSTVAFARIRDSSDRLRGAYVRALRMTYAAMSPILTLLAVAAPLIIPVVFGAGWEQSASVAQILAIAGLMVVGATLDHGLFYGLGKPGQWFVYALIIDVCTVAATAITAQWGLQAVACGFLLVAFLATVSRWFLVSKVLQASPKTMAGPFGFLTAAALTAGGAGWAVLLVSTGLPPLVRIALIGLTVLVVHLAMVRLFARQVLDDLAGYLPRFRRATRVRIPSTPKERS, from the coding sequence GTGTCTATCGGACGACAGGCTGCCTCCGGGGTGCTGTGGCTGACCGTCCAAAAGTGGGCGATCCGCGTCACGGGATTTGTGACGATCGCCGTCCTCACCCGATTCCTGAGCCCGGAGGAGTTCGGCACGGTGGCTGCCGCCTCAACGGTGCTTCCGTTCTTCTACCTGCTCGCCGATCTCGGCTTCGCAGCGTACATAGTGCAGGCCGACAAGCCCGACCAGCGGATGCTCAGCACAGGATTCTGGTTCGCGGTGCTCGCCGGACTCCTGTTGACTGGCGCCTTGGTCCTCAGCGCCCCGCTCGTCGGAATGATTTTCCGTTCCGAACAGATCGTCCCCGTCATGCAGGTGCTCTCTCTCGCCGTGCTGTTCACCGCCGGGGCCTCCGTGCCCATGGCGTTGCTGCGGCGGGAGATGCGGTTCCGGGCCATCGCCGCGCAAGGGAGCGTCGCGGCCATCATCGCGCAAGTGGTGGCGATCACCATGACGCTCACGGGTTTCGGCGTGTGGGCCCTGGTCGGACAGACATTGACCTCGTTGTTGCTGGTCGCCGTGCTTGCCTGGTTCGTTGCCAAGTGGCGACCATCGTTTGCCTTTTCGGTCGGCGAGTTCCTCACCATGGCGCGCTTCGGCAGCAAGGTACTCGCCGTCGAGTTCGTCGCAATGGGCAGGGCGTGGGCCGAGGCCGCGATCATCTCGAGCACGCTCGGCCTGGGGGCTCTGGGCTATTTGAACATCGCCCAGCGGCTGGTGCTGATTGTGCAGGACCTCACCGGCGCCGCCCTCGTGCCGGTCTCCACCGTCGCATTCGCTCGAATCCGGGATTCCTCCGACCGTCTCCGGGGTGCCTACGTTCGCGCACTCCGGATGACCTATGCGGCCATGTCGCCGATCCTCACCCTGCTGGCTGTGGCCGCGCCCCTCATCATTCCCGTCGTCTTCGGTGCCGGCTGGGAGCAGAGCGCCAGTGTCGCCCAGATTCTCGCCATCGCCGGCCTTATGGTGGTCGGGGCGACCCTTGACCACGGCCTGTTCTACGGACTGGGCAAGCCCGGTCAGTGGTTTGTCTACGCACTCATCATCGACGTGTGCACCGTCGCCGCGACCGCGATCACCGCGCAATGGGGCCTCCAGGCCGTCGCATGCGGCTTCCTGCTGGTCGCGTTCCTCGCGACTGTGAGCCGATGGTTTCTGGTGTCGAAGGTGCTGCAGGCATCCCCGAAGACAATGGCCGGTCCGTTCGGCTTCCTCACGGCTGCGGCGCTCACCGCGGGTGGCGCCGGGTGGGCGGTACTCCTGGTCTCGACAGGCCTGCCTCCGCTCGTGAGGATAGCGCTCATCGGCCTCACGGTTCTCGTCGTGCATCTCGCGATGGTGCGTCTCTTCGCACGGCAGGTCCTAGACGACCTGGCCGGCTACCTGCCCCGATTCCGGCGTGCGACCCGCGTCCGAATTCCCTCAACACCGAAGGAACGCTCATGA
- a CDS encoding alpha/beta fold hydrolase: MSSFVTTALHDRVAYDLRGSGPSVIFVAGAGPWREIDPVTTSTAELLADTGLTTIVYDRLGRGDSRAHGPITLDRELAAISALVDAAGGSALLCGHSSGCSLALLAATKGISVTGLALWEAPLAPPDSGAKELANDLRELLAAGERERALDLYMRDMPPEILEIVKSIPAMITQADSLQPDADSLAWAESAPHSQLFAGIQVPVLAMVGTKSYDEVMVPAAESIASAIPDAKWGRVPGADHEWESHAMADTLAEFSRGTAR; the protein is encoded by the coding sequence ATGTCCAGCTTTGTGACAACAGCCCTGCATGACCGTGTCGCCTACGATCTTCGCGGATCCGGTCCATCGGTGATCTTTGTCGCCGGCGCCGGTCCGTGGCGCGAGATCGACCCCGTCACCACTTCGACCGCGGAGCTCCTCGCCGACACGGGTTTGACGACCATCGTCTACGACCGACTGGGCCGTGGGGACAGCCGCGCACACGGGCCGATCACCCTCGACCGCGAATTGGCTGCCATCTCTGCCCTGGTAGACGCGGCCGGTGGCAGCGCTCTGCTCTGCGGGCACTCATCCGGATGTTCACTCGCGCTGTTGGCCGCGACGAAGGGAATCTCCGTGACCGGTCTCGCTCTCTGGGAGGCGCCTCTCGCCCCGCCGGACAGCGGTGCCAAGGAGCTGGCGAATGACCTTCGCGAACTGCTCGCCGCAGGAGAGCGGGAACGAGCCCTCGACCTCTACATGCGCGATATGCCGCCCGAGATCCTCGAGATCGTGAAATCGATCCCGGCAATGATTACTCAGGCCGACAGCCTGCAGCCTGACGCCGACTCGCTCGCCTGGGCGGAATCGGCACCGCACTCACAGTTGTTCGCAGGCATCCAGGTGCCGGTGCTGGCGATGGTGGGCACGAAGAGCTACGACGAGGTGATGGTGCCCGCTGCAGAGTCCATTGCCTCCGCCATTCCTGATGCGAAGTGGGGGCGGGTACCCGGCGCCGACCACGAGTGGGAGTCCCACGCCATGGCCGACACACTCGCCGAATTCAGCCGAGGAACAGCTCGATGA
- a CDS encoding glycosyltransferase family 4 protein, translating to MNRRTTSMHVLIVVENLPVPLDRRVWLECQALIRRGYRVSVICPKGPGDPSRQHLDGVDIYKYRPAPEAKGALGFVWEFTYSWLRTALLSLVVRGVRPFDIMQACNPPDTYWLLALLWRPFGVKFVFDHHDLNPELFISRFGAPRSGLKWLEYRGLLGLERATFRAAHRVISTNESYKAIAVRRGMRSPAEVTVVRSGPDTARMRPIYPERPCGADEINLVYLGIMGPQDGVDQVLLVVDELVHRRGRANVTATLLGFGDCFTALTAQARALGLEDHVTFTGRVDKVAIAEHLSRADIGLCPDLKTPLNDLSTMNKTMEYMAYALPAVSFDLVETRVSGGDTLLYVPSGDISAFADAVERLIDDPPLRAELGRKARSRVATLMDWRPQAQAYLSVYDDLAGSARPAEPPAAEDEAAADADPQGRRYVDLDDAEEFDRYLMERSAPAERSTR from the coding sequence ATGAACCGCAGGACGACGTCTATGCATGTGCTCATTGTCGTGGAGAACCTCCCGGTGCCGCTCGACCGGCGGGTGTGGCTGGAGTGCCAGGCCCTGATCCGGAGAGGCTACAGAGTCAGCGTGATCTGCCCGAAGGGGCCAGGCGATCCCTCGCGTCAACACCTCGACGGGGTGGACATCTACAAGTACCGGCCGGCACCTGAGGCGAAGGGTGCCCTGGGGTTCGTGTGGGAGTTCACCTACAGCTGGCTGCGCACCGCGTTGCTGTCCCTGGTGGTACGTGGTGTTCGCCCGTTCGACATCATGCAGGCGTGCAACCCGCCGGACACCTACTGGTTGTTGGCGCTCTTGTGGCGTCCGTTCGGCGTGAAGTTCGTCTTCGACCACCATGATCTGAACCCCGAGCTGTTCATCTCCCGGTTCGGCGCACCCCGCAGCGGGCTGAAATGGCTTGAATACCGCGGACTTCTCGGGCTGGAACGCGCCACCTTTCGGGCGGCGCACCGGGTCATCTCGACCAACGAATCCTACAAAGCGATCGCCGTCCGACGCGGAATGCGCAGCCCGGCCGAGGTGACGGTGGTGCGCAGCGGACCTGACACCGCACGGATGCGCCCGATCTATCCGGAACGACCCTGTGGTGCCGACGAGATCAACCTGGTGTATCTCGGGATCATGGGACCCCAGGACGGGGTCGACCAGGTTCTGCTCGTCGTGGACGAACTGGTGCATCGTCGGGGGCGTGCCAACGTGACCGCCACGCTCCTTGGCTTCGGCGACTGTTTCACCGCTCTCACAGCGCAAGCCCGGGCTCTGGGGCTCGAGGACCACGTGACCTTCACCGGCCGGGTGGACAAGGTCGCCATCGCCGAGCACCTCAGTCGGGCTGACATCGGTCTGTGCCCGGATCTAAAGACGCCGCTCAATGACCTCTCAACGATGAACAAGACCATGGAGTACATGGCCTACGCGCTGCCGGCGGTGTCCTTCGACCTGGTCGAAACCCGCGTCTCGGGAGGAGACACGCTGCTTTACGTCCCTTCGGGCGACATCTCGGCCTTCGCGGACGCCGTCGAGAGGTTGATCGACGACCCCCCGCTGCGGGCGGAGCTGGGCCGGAAGGCCAGGTCGCGAGTAGCCACGCTGATGGACTGGCGTCCCCAGGCTCAGGCTTACCTGTCCGTGTATGACGACCTGGCCGGGTCCGCTCGGCCGGCGGAGCCCCCGGCCGCAGAGGACGAGGCTGCCGCTGACGCCGATCCCCAGGGCAGGCGTTATGTCGATCTCGATGACGCCGAGGAATTCGACCGGTACCTGATGGAGCGCAGTGCCCCCGCCGAACGGAGCACCCGATGA
- a CDS encoding acyltransferase, which produces MTQKTDQIAATADVDPRAVIGTDVTIWHLAQVREDAQLGSGSILGRGAYIGPGVILGANCKVQNYALLYEPAVLGDGVFIGPAVVFTNDVFPRAVNVDGSRKSAADWEAVGVTVGDGASIGARAVCVAPVRIGRWALVAAGAVVTRDVPDHAIVVGVPARQVGWVGPAGIPLVTAGENLYTCPAAGDTYREVDGALAIVPTER; this is translated from the coding sequence ATGACCCAGAAGACCGACCAGATCGCAGCTACCGCCGACGTGGACCCGCGCGCCGTCATCGGGACGGACGTCACCATCTGGCACCTTGCTCAGGTGCGGGAGGATGCGCAGCTGGGGTCAGGGTCGATACTCGGCCGTGGTGCCTACATCGGCCCCGGTGTGATTCTCGGCGCGAACTGCAAGGTGCAGAACTACGCGCTGCTCTACGAGCCGGCCGTGCTGGGCGACGGCGTATTCATCGGACCGGCCGTCGTCTTCACCAACGACGTGTTCCCCCGCGCCGTGAACGTCGACGGCAGCCGCAAGAGCGCCGCAGACTGGGAAGCCGTCGGGGTGACCGTGGGAGACGGCGCATCGATCGGCGCCCGCGCCGTCTGCGTTGCTCCGGTTCGGATCGGTCGGTGGGCCCTGGTCGCCGCCGGCGCGGTGGTGACCAGGGATGTCCCAGATCACGCCATTGTGGTGGGCGTGCCCGCCCGGCAGGTCGGCTGGGTCGGCCCCGCGGGAATCCCCCTGGTCACAGCCGGCGAGAACCTGTACACCTGCCCGGCAGCCGGGGACACCTATCGCGAAGTGGACGGCGCGCTCGCGATCGTCCCCACGGAGCGCTGA
- a CDS encoding TetR/AcrR family transcriptional regulator gives MSQSFGSSSARKHRAILEAAEALFLRDGYLGTSMDELAERSGVSKQTVYKHFGSKEVLFVELVTSMTAGASNSLGELDSVPHDAAELAPYFMQYAMDEMRIVMTPRLLRLRRLVIGEVSRFPELAQALFENGPQRSIQSLAIVISTLVQRGLLTAPSPTAAATTLNWLVLAAPINEAMLLGDDAIPTIAAMKAHAAEATRVFLTAYAGDTGRDDRR, from the coding sequence ATGAGCCAATCTTTCGGATCGAGTTCGGCGCGCAAGCACCGTGCCATTCTCGAGGCCGCTGAAGCGCTGTTTCTCCGCGATGGCTATCTCGGCACCAGCATGGATGAGCTTGCAGAGCGATCCGGTGTGTCCAAGCAGACCGTGTACAAACACTTCGGAAGCAAAGAGGTCCTCTTCGTCGAGCTCGTCACCTCGATGACAGCGGGGGCCAGCAACAGTCTCGGCGAACTCGACAGCGTTCCGCACGACGCCGCCGAGCTCGCGCCCTACTTCATGCAATACGCCATGGACGAGATGCGCATCGTCATGACACCGAGGCTGCTCCGCCTGCGACGCCTGGTGATCGGAGAGGTCAGCCGCTTCCCCGAACTGGCGCAAGCCCTATTCGAAAACGGTCCCCAACGATCGATCCAATCATTGGCCATCGTCATCTCCACGCTTGTGCAGCGCGGACTCCTGACCGCACCGAGCCCAACGGCAGCAGCCACGACCCTGAATTGGCTGGTACTCGCCGCGCCGATCAATGAAGCCATGCTCCTGGGCGACGATGCCATCCCGACTATCGCCGCTATGAAGGCCCACGCAGCGGAGGCCACGCGGGTTTTTCTCACCGCCTACGCCGGCGATACCGGTCGCGACGATCGGCGCTGA
- a CDS encoding polysaccharide deacetylase family protein: MIINLCFHGIGTIEREREPGESRYWVTEDNFLRILDEVTEHPHARLSFDDGNRSDVVAALPALLERGLCASFFALAGRLDDAASLSPPDLRELRTAGMTIGSHGWTHVPWRGLGDDDAHRELIDARSLLAEASAGAIQDAALPLGRYDRGLLGRLEQAGYRTVYTSDRFPARSDSWIQARYSVSASDTVDSIRSILAGRPGVRDARNVLASAVKRLR; this comes from the coding sequence ATGATCATCAACCTGTGCTTCCACGGCATCGGCACCATCGAACGCGAACGGGAGCCCGGTGAATCGCGTTACTGGGTGACCGAGGACAACTTTCTCCGAATCCTTGACGAGGTCACTGAGCACCCGCACGCGCGGCTCAGTTTCGACGACGGCAATCGGTCTGACGTGGTGGCTGCTCTTCCGGCGCTCCTGGAACGGGGCTTGTGCGCATCGTTCTTCGCCCTCGCCGGGCGCCTGGACGATGCCGCGAGCCTCTCACCGCCTGATCTCCGGGAGCTCCGCACCGCGGGCATGACGATCGGTAGCCACGGCTGGACGCACGTCCCGTGGCGAGGACTCGGCGACGACGACGCCCACCGGGAACTGATCGATGCTCGCAGCCTTCTCGCCGAGGCCAGCGCCGGAGCCATCCAGGATGCCGCCCTCCCCCTCGGCCGGTACGACCGGGGACTCCTCGGGCGGCTCGAGCAGGCCGGGTATCGAACGGTGTACACGAGTGATCGATTCCCGGCACGGTCCGACTCCTGGATTCAGGCTCGGTACAGCGTGAGCGCCAGTGACACCGTTGACTCGATCCGCTCGATCCTGGCGGGGCGCCCGGGGGTGCGGGATGCACGCAACGTCCTGGCCAGCGCGGTCAAGCGGTTGCGCTGA
- a CDS encoding DUF1905 domain-containing protein, with translation MTAQRPELHFSSPLAHPAMPASWTVVAVPSSKTFFGTGRAIKVDGTIDGHPFAATLMPDGQGGHFLSLNAALRNAVGKRIGDIVDVHLAERTK, from the coding sequence ATGACCGCCCAGCGACCTGAGCTCCACTTTTCCAGCCCGTTGGCCCATCCAGCGATGCCCGCCTCGTGGACAGTGGTGGCGGTTCCCAGCTCGAAAACCTTCTTCGGCACGGGGCGCGCGATCAAGGTGGACGGAACGATCGATGGTCATCCGTTCGCCGCGACACTGATGCCCGACGGGCAGGGCGGCCACTTCCTTTCCCTCAACGCGGCACTGCGAAATGCTGTCGGAAAGCGGATCGGTGACATTGTCGACGTGCATCTGGCCGAACGAACGAAATAG
- a CDS encoding DUF4082 domain-containing protein — translation MHHHGSSASHFATTISNSSQRSRIAVALAILLALLATAGPWALSPASAATASTILGTSTPTGLIQHKDSNGVEVGTRFTARSDGEATGMRFWKGENAPGSHTGTLWSASGTKIAGATFSDESGSGWQEADFDQKVDLAEGTTYVVSYYASKGRYAATQNFTDKSHSSDLATASGAGVFKYGSTTRFPTETYKNSMYWVDVVFTATAPAPTPTEPPAAPAPTELPAAPAPTAPPVTSTPTAPPVAPTPTAPPVAPTPTSPPTTPPAAGFPSAANTGVPSGTALTDYTGPCRITTPGTVIDAKRVNCGTLEIAANGVQITRSVINGGVYNDDSGSGSFAISDSQIDVGNKAGTGIGDVNFTATRVHITGGNRSVNCYRDCTLAASYVHGQFRDSTGVFHESGVRMGSGSVIRGNTIACDAPDVAPDAGCSAALTGYGDFAVVQNNIVDGNLFAAGSGGYCTYGGSTPGKPYSNGTRDIRFTNNVWERGSNGKCGSYGPITSFDTNAPGNAWSNNKWDDGTTVAPAN, via the coding sequence ATGCACCACCATGGAAGTTCGGCGAGCCATTTCGCCACCACGATCAGCAATTCCTCACAGCGAAGCCGTATCGCAGTAGCCCTCGCGATATTGCTTGCCCTGCTTGCCACGGCGGGTCCATGGGCGCTGAGCCCCGCTTCCGCCGCAACCGCCAGCACCATCCTCGGGACGTCGACCCCGACTGGCCTCATCCAGCACAAGGACTCCAACGGGGTGGAAGTCGGTACGCGGTTCACCGCGCGCTCAGACGGCGAAGCCACCGGAATGCGCTTCTGGAAGGGTGAGAACGCTCCCGGATCCCACACCGGGACCCTGTGGAGCGCAAGCGGCACGAAGATCGCCGGCGCGACGTTCTCGGACGAATCCGGTTCGGGCTGGCAGGAAGCCGACTTTGACCAGAAGGTCGACCTGGCGGAGGGCACGACGTACGTCGTCTCGTACTACGCCTCGAAGGGGCGGTATGCGGCGACCCAGAACTTCACAGACAAGTCGCACTCGTCCGACCTGGCAACCGCGTCTGGAGCCGGCGTCTTCAAGTACGGCTCGACGACCCGATTCCCGACCGAGACCTACAAGAACAGCATGTACTGGGTGGATGTAGTGTTCACGGCGACAGCACCGGCGCCAACGCCGACTGAACCGCCGGCCGCGCCGGCGCCCACTGAACTGCCGGCCGCGCCGGCGCCCACCGCGCCTCCGGTAACGTCGACGCCCACCGCGCCGCCAGTAGCGCCGACGCCCACCGCGCCGCCGGTAGCGCCGACGCCGACCAGTCCGCCGACAACACCTCCCGCCGCGGGATTCCCGTCGGCTGCCAACACCGGTGTGCCCAGCGGCACCGCTCTCACCGACTACACCGGGCCCTGCCGAATCACAACGCCCGGCACGGTCATCGACGCGAAGCGGGTCAACTGCGGCACCCTTGAGATCGCTGCAAACGGAGTCCAGATCACCCGATCGGTCATCAACGGCGGTGTGTACAACGACGACAGCGGTTCCGGGTCGTTCGCGATCAGCGACAGCCAGATCGACGTGGGGAACAAGGCCGGAACCGGTATCGGCGATGTCAACTTCACGGCGACCCGTGTCCACATCACCGGCGGCAACCGATCCGTGAACTGCTACCGCGACTGCACCCTCGCCGCTTCGTACGTACATGGCCAGTTCCGCGACAGCACCGGGGTCTTCCACGAATCGGGTGTTCGGATGGGATCCGGATCGGTGATCCGTGGCAACACCATCGCCTGTGACGCTCCCGATGTGGCTCCCGACGCCGGCTGTTCAGCAGCGCTCACCGGCTACGGTGACTTCGCCGTCGTGCAGAACAACATCGTCGACGGCAACCTGTTCGCCGCTGGATCCGGCGGCTACTGCACCTACGGTGGATCGACGCCGGGGAAGCCGTACTCCAACGGAACCCGGGACATCCGGTTCACCAACAACGTCTGGGAACGCGGATCGAACGGTAAATGCGGCTCATACGGCCCGATCACCTCGTTCGATACCAATGCGCCCGGCAATGCCTGGAGCAACAACAAGTGGGATGACGGAACTACCGTCGCACCTGCAAACTAA
- a CDS encoding O-antigen ligase, whose amino-acid sequence MLILVSYAAAMLRGQPEDQVSPALVAVIRVLSWAGVLLVAVDGIRTMTDLATMVRRIGIGAGLLATLGLLQFLTGQAFVDFFGTVPGLSMAGGIQERAGVIRSTATAIHPLEYATAINTALPLVIAAAITRGFRSDRSHGGLWWWLPVGLITVSSLVAVSRSAIIGFAVAVISMIPAVPIRYRGIVIAAGAVFSAAIFAFLPGLLSTTLALFSGMASDPSTQSRTTGLQRIPEFMSTSPLIGSGFGIFLPRYYIFDNQWVLIAIEVGALGVLAFATFFCAGIWSARRARLSATRDMRLLGHALAASLFNIAVLFAFFDGLSFPIAGGVLFLVAGLCGSVRTIIDSDPTSTPVVTSGRTRRAVPDKRKETHAEHRDRRAQ is encoded by the coding sequence ATGCTCATCCTGGTGAGTTACGCCGCCGCCATGCTGCGCGGCCAGCCGGAAGACCAGGTGAGCCCCGCCCTCGTAGCGGTGATCCGGGTTCTGTCCTGGGCGGGCGTGCTGCTGGTCGCTGTCGACGGCATCCGCACGATGACCGATCTGGCCACCATGGTGCGACGCATTGGAATCGGCGCCGGATTGCTTGCGACACTCGGGCTCCTGCAATTCTTGACTGGCCAAGCATTCGTCGACTTTTTCGGGACCGTTCCCGGCCTGAGCATGGCGGGAGGAATCCAAGAACGTGCCGGCGTGATCCGGTCGACGGCAACCGCGATCCATCCGCTCGAGTACGCGACCGCAATCAACACAGCCCTTCCGCTGGTCATCGCCGCGGCGATCACGCGCGGATTCCGGTCCGATCGGTCCCATGGCGGGCTCTGGTGGTGGCTGCCGGTCGGGCTTATCACGGTCTCGTCCTTGGTCGCCGTCTCCCGGTCGGCCATCATCGGCTTCGCGGTGGCGGTGATCTCGATGATTCCGGCCGTTCCCATTCGGTACCGCGGCATTGTCATCGCCGCCGGCGCCGTTTTTTCTGCGGCGATCTTCGCGTTCCTTCCTGGTCTGCTCTCGACCACTCTCGCATTGTTCTCCGGCATGGCATCGGATCCGAGTACGCAGTCCCGGACGACGGGGCTGCAGCGCATCCCGGAGTTCATGTCCACCTCTCCCCTGATCGGATCCGGCTTCGGCATCTTCCTGCCCAGGTACTACATCTTCGACAACCAGTGGGTGCTTATCGCGATCGAGGTTGGCGCGCTGGGTGTCCTGGCATTCGCCACGTTCTTCTGCGCCGGAATCTGGAGCGCCCGTCGGGCACGCCTTTCGGCAACCCGCGACATGCGGCTGCTCGGTCATGCCCTGGCCGCGTCGCTGTTCAATATCGCCGTTCTCTTCGCCTTCTTCGATGGGCTCTCGTTCCCAATCGCCGGCGGCGTGCTGTTCCTCGTTGCCGGGCTCTGCGGGAGCGTCCGCACCATCATCGATTCGGATCCGACCTCGACACCGGTGGTGACGTCTGGACGGACACGACGTGCCGTCCCCGATAAGCGAAAGGAAACCCATGCCGAGCATCGTGATCGCCGCGCACAATGA
- a CDS encoding transglutaminase family protein, with translation MKRSASAHLELEALGSAELVLSVAVAADANATERLSVVQDGLELAYRQTLDQHGTRLQLISVQPGRVTIDYTVEVSGEVEPPEVSDIDIVRYLRPSRYCESDHLWPTAQAEFRGLTGTDLLHAITTWVGRHLSYVPGASLPTDGAVRTLLSRQGVCRDYAHLVIAFLRAHDVPARLVSVYAPGLSPMDFHAVAEAYLEGAWHVVDATGLAPRQSLMRIATGRDAADTAFLSSAGAAVLLHVLRVTAVADELPRDDISRLARLA, from the coding sequence ATGAAACGCTCCGCTTCCGCGCATCTCGAGCTTGAAGCCCTCGGGTCCGCCGAGTTGGTTCTGTCCGTCGCCGTCGCCGCGGATGCCAACGCAACAGAGCGGCTCTCCGTCGTTCAGGACGGCCTCGAGCTGGCCTACCGTCAGACCCTGGACCAACACGGCACCAGGCTGCAGCTGATCTCCGTGCAGCCAGGCCGGGTCACCATCGACTACACGGTCGAGGTGTCGGGCGAAGTCGAACCGCCCGAGGTGTCCGACATCGATATCGTGCGGTACCTGAGGCCCAGCCGCTACTGCGAATCCGACCACCTGTGGCCCACCGCCCAGGCGGAGTTCCGCGGCCTCACCGGCACCGACCTGCTCCACGCGATCACGACCTGGGTGGGCCGGCACCTCAGCTACGTTCCCGGGGCCAGCCTGCCGACGGATGGCGCGGTGCGCACGCTGCTGTCCAGGCAGGGCGTCTGCCGTGACTACGCGCACCTTGTCATCGCGTTCCTGCGGGCGCACGATGTGCCCGCCCGCCTGGTCTCGGTGTACGCTCCCGGGCTGTCGCCGATGGACTTCCACGCCGTGGCCGAGGCGTATCTCGAGGGCGCCTGGCACGTGGTGGACGCGACCGGCCTCGCTCCGCGGCAATCGCTGATGCGCATTGCCACCGGCCGGGACGCGGCCGACACCGCCTTCCTCTCCTCTGCGGGGGCCGCCGTCCTGCTGCATGTACTCAGGGTCACGGCCGTCGCCGATGAGCTTCCGCGCGACGACATCAGCCGGCTCGCCCGGCTCGCCTAG
- a CDS encoding glycosyltransferase translates to MIAAHNEENVIGQNLEALLAERASDPSEVIVSANGCTDHTVELSTRPGVIVIDRQERGKTAALNAADRVATAFPRIYLDADIMVPPGGIAALVARLAETPLALAVVPRRRIDTAGRPWPVRAYFSINERLPVFRNGLFGRGLIALSEEGRARFDAFPALIADDLFLDSQFTDAEKTEVSSVEVVVAAPFTTRALVRRLVRVRRGNTEMRAAAEEGRVDAQVRSGDRWGWLRDVVLPHPRLLPAALPYLLITLLAGVLARRRVRQGQGWGRDESTRGTPRSADNGASA, encoded by the coding sequence GTGATCGCCGCGCACAATGAGGAGAACGTGATCGGTCAGAACCTCGAGGCGCTGCTCGCCGAGCGCGCGAGTGACCCCAGCGAGGTCATCGTCAGCGCCAACGGCTGCACCGACCACACGGTCGAACTGTCGACACGTCCTGGCGTCATCGTGATTGATCGCCAGGAACGAGGCAAGACCGCCGCCCTGAACGCAGCCGACCGGGTGGCAACTGCATTTCCCCGGATCTATCTTGATGCCGACATCATGGTGCCTCCCGGCGGCATCGCCGCACTGGTCGCACGCCTCGCGGAGACCCCCCTTGCCCTCGCCGTGGTGCCTCGGCGGCGCATCGACACGGCGGGACGCCCGTGGCCTGTGCGCGCGTATTTTTCCATTAACGAGAGGTTGCCGGTGTTCCGGAACGGATTGTTCGGGCGGGGGTTGATCGCTCTCTCGGAGGAGGGCCGAGCCCGGTTCGACGCCTTCCCTGCCTTGATCGCTGATGACCTGTTCCTCGATTCACAGTTCACCGACGCCGAGAAGACCGAGGTGAGCAGCGTCGAGGTCGTGGTCGCCGCGCCGTTCACGACCCGCGCCCTGGTTCGACGCCTGGTGCGGGTGCGGCGCGGCAACACCGAGATGCGTGCGGCGGCCGAGGAAGGACGGGTCGATGCGCAGGTGCGCTCGGGCGACCGGTGGGGCTGGTTGCGTGACGTGGTACTGCCCCACCCCCGATTGCTGCCCGCTGCGCTTCCCTATCTATTGATCACGCTTCTTGCCGGCGTTCTCGCTCGACGCAGAGTGAGGCAGGGACAGGGATGGGGTCGCGATGAGAGCACAAGGGGCACACCCAGGTCAGCAGACAATGGGGCGTCGGCATGA
- a CDS encoding DUF2252 family protein, producing the protein MSAVVEAMHPLGMSVYARVCGWTLARAHARSGDPIAINAYLGKSDKFDDAVTDFSGRYADQNDRDYEAFTTAVRSGRLQAIEGV; encoded by the coding sequence GTGTCGGCCGTGGTCGAGGCGATGCATCCGCTCGGGATGTCCGTCTACGCCCGGGTCTGCGGGTGGACCCTCGCCCGGGCACACGCCCGCTCTGGTGACCCCATCGCAATCAACGCCTACCTCGGCAAGAGCGACAAGTTCGACGATGCGGTCACCGACTTCTCCGGGCGCTACGCCGACCAGAACGACCGGGACTACGAGGCGTTCACCACGGCGGTGCGGTCCGGCCGCCTGCAGGCGATCGAGGGGGTCTGA